In the genome of Candidatus Thorarchaeota archaeon, the window TCCAAGTAGCTGTCTAGCGACACCTAAGCGTATCTTCCTCAAGCTTGCCTAGGCATAACTAAGAATTTTCGGCACGTAATAATTATAGATGCTAGAAAGATGACAAGGTATGCAACATGTGGCGGTACAAGTGCAAGCGAAACATCCATCGGATATGCCATGAATGTTGGAAGTAGCACTGTAAAAGTTGGGATTATCAAGATGAGGTTCGAGGCGCGTCGTGATAGCAAATCGGCAATATCCTTCGTTTTGACCATGACAACAATCGAGACAAGGAATATTGCCCATTCTAGCGCTATGTTTGTTGGGTCTTTTATGCCTACGTTCGACCCATAGTTTTGCGTTGTTAATGGCCAGAGAATTTGGCTTCTGCCAGCTATTAAATCTCCCACTAAAGAATGTTGAATCAAGGCTACAAAATATGGTGCTGCTCGTGTACGGTACATAATGAAGATCGGAACGAAGACTATGCTTGCCATGATTATTGAGTGTGTTGGGCCACGATGTTCAAAAGTTGCGATCACTTTTTGGATAAATATGTCAACATCTGGAATAACAGCTAGCGCCAAAGCCAACGGAATGTTAAGTTTTATTTTCAGCGAAGTTGATGTTGACTTGCTTAATATATAGCCGAAAGCGAAGTGACCAACTGCGTACGATCTAGTCTCCTCCAATTGTTGCAAACGAGTATTCAGACTATCTAATAAGGATTATATTTGCCACTGGGAGTCGTGCAGGCGCCAGCTGATTTTGCTGGCAGAATGCCTGCTGGCTCTTCAGGCTTGTTTTTTATGTTTCTAGATGAATTAGTGTTGAACTGTATTTGTGTTGTTAATGTGAACAATAATATTTATTAAGACGTACGATTGACGATGTACCTCGGTGAGAAAAATGGCCATGCAGAAAGTAGGTATGGGAGCAATCC includes:
- a CDS encoding metal-dependent hydrolase, translated to MEETRSYAVGHFAFGYILSKSTSTSLKIKLNIPLALALAVIPDVDIFIQKVIATFEHRGPTHSIIMASIVFVPIFIMYRTRAAPYFVALIQHSLVGDLIAGRSQILWPLTTQNYGSNVGIKDPTNIALEWAIFLVSIVVMVKTKDIADLLSRRASNLILIIPTFTVLLPTFMAYPMDVSLALVPPHVAYLVIFLASIIITCRKFLVMPRQA